The genomic segment ATACCTAGGCGGTCAGTCCTTGATTGGTCAACAAGTGCAGGTGTATCTCTCGGACGCGGTCGGCCAGAACATTGGCAACTGGAACGACGCTCAATCGGGAGAAAATATCTGCGTGCGCATCAGCGGCGACTATGGCCTGATGTCGGCGCGGCTCTTGATGGCGCCGGCGACATTTCCGGTGCAATTGCAGGCCGTCATGCGGATCGAAAACAACTAGACGTTGCGGAGTCAAGACATCATGAGACACCACACGAATTCGCGCAGGCCCACCATTCGCTTCCGACGACAGCGACGCGGCGCCGCTTTGGTGCTGATGGTCGCCGTCTTGATTCCCCTGTTGACGTTCTGCGCCTTGGCCATCGACCTGGGTCTTTTGGCCGTCGCGCGCACCCAATGTCAGCAGACGGCCGATAGCGCGGCCATGGCTGGCGCGCGGACGATCAATGGCGACACCACCAACAACAACAACTACGCGAATGTGACGCCCAATGCGCAGTCCGCCGCGACTGCCAATTCGGTGCTGGCCAAGCAGGTGCAAAACTCGCACCTCACACTCAACATCGGCCGTTATGTCTACGACACGAATGACCAACGATTTGAAGGACAATTTCCCGGGCCGTCGACAGAGAACTGGAGCCTGGTGCAGGCGCGGGTGAGCACGAGCATCGCCGACCGGCTGACCTTCTCGCGCGTGTTCAATTTCGCGCCGAACAATATGCAGGCCACCGCAACGGCCGTGCATCGCCCGCGCGACGTGGCGATCGTGCTGGATTACTCCGGTTCGATGCGTTTCGCAAGCCTCTTGGGGACGCCCTACTCCGGCGACCGCAGTTCGAACAACGCGGATTCGGTGATTCCACGATTTGGCCACTATTCGGCGACCGGCTCCGCCGCGTTACAAGCAGGCAGTTTCACCCTGCCTTACTACGAAGCCAACATTACCGCCACCACCAGCGACGGACGCGCGCCGGTGGTGCAAGATTTCTACCAAGACGCTGGCGGCACACCAGCGTTTGTGCCCGCGTCGGGGGGATACGCCAGCGCGCCAGGCGGAGACAATTACCTGCGCCGAGACCTGAACACCGGGGGCAGTTACGCCTCGACGCTGGCGCAAGTGCTCAACCTCAGCACTGTGAGCAACTCGACGCGCGACAACACGTTCGAGACCAGTGGCTACGCCGCGTATGGCATGACGAGCGGGCTGAACGGCTACACGCAAGGCCCAGGCTACTGGGGCAAATCGTTCTTCATCTGGCCGCCCGATCCGACAGATGACTGGCGGAAGAATTACTTTACCTATCCGGGCAGCAGCGCGCAAATGGATGACAACGCGCGACTATGGAATGCGAGCGGTCACTGGCAAGCGCCTGGTGGCGGAACCTATGCCATCAACTACACCGCGATTCTGAACTTCATCAAGAACATTGGTCCCAATCCATTTCCGTCGCGTTTGCAGTCGGGGCGAATCCTGTATTACGACCAGATTCCGAACACGATCGACACGTCGTCGTTCCCGCCGGCCGACATGAACCAGCGCTTCTGGAAGGACTACATCGATTATTGCCTTGGTCTCGTCGAGACTCAGCAAGGCAATTGGTATGTGGCCTGCGACGGCAGCAACGGCGAGATTGGCTACGGACCGGACTATTCCTGGGGGACACGTCGGATCACTGCCAAGAGCAGTCTGCAGGCGAGCGGCAAGCCACCGAAGTTTCCGTACATGCACTATGCCGATAACCCACGTCGGCCACGGCTGCACTTTTGGTTCGGTCCATTGTCGATGGTCGATTTCCTCGGTTGCTACAA from the Pirellulales bacterium genome contains:
- a CDS encoding Tad domain-containing protein; its protein translation is MRHHTNSRRPTIRFRRQRRGAALVLMVAVLIPLLTFCALAIDLGLLAVARTQCQQTADSAAMAGARTINGDTTNNNNYANVTPNAQSAATANSVLAKQVQNSHLTLNIGRYVYDTNDQRFEGQFPGPSTENWSLVQARVSTSIADRLTFSRVFNFAPNNMQATATAVHRPRDVAIVLDYSGSMRFASLLGTPYSGDRSSNNADSVIPRFGHYSATGSAALQAGSFTLPYYEANITATTSDGRAPVVQDFYQDAGGTPAFVPASGGYASAPGGDNYLRRDLNTGGSYASTLAQVLNLSTVSNSTRDNTFETSGYAAYGMTSGLNGYTQGPGYWGKSFFIWPPDPTDDWRKNYFTYPGSSAQMDDNARLWNASGHWQAPGGGTYAINYTAILNFIKNIGPNPFPSRLQSGRILYYDQIPNTIDTSSFPPADMNQRFWKDYIDYCLGLVETQQGNWYVACDGSNGEIGYGPDYSWGTRRITAKSSLQASGKPPKFPYMHYADNPRRPRLHFWFGPLSMVDFLGCYNLWSRVSPNASRFCWWPGTCHEAPMYGCKLGIRAALNDIKTNHPNDLVSLIMFSAPKVSANDAQGRRFNRVRVGLSRRYDQMLEALWYPPSTIGNSGATVRPYDSENLEVPRAMGGTCYSMPLMLAFNQFSTNTSLRSYSGGQPLGDAG